From a single Natronorubrum tibetense GA33 genomic region:
- a CDS encoding CBS domain-containing protein → MEDIFVARVMSTSLETVRADTLVEEAAQQMLANEIGSVIVVNEDNQLEGILTSTDFVQIVAERKPKDQTPVSTYMSRNVTTATAQETIRDAADLMVEHGFHHLPVVDEDEGVIGIVTTSDLAAYLSREETPSPD, encoded by the coding sequence ATGGAGGATATTTTCGTCGCGCGGGTCATGTCCACGTCGCTCGAGACGGTCCGCGCTGACACGCTCGTCGAGGAGGCAGCACAACAGATGCTCGCAAACGAGATCGGCTCGGTCATCGTCGTCAACGAGGACAACCAACTCGAGGGGATCCTGACGAGCACGGACTTCGTCCAGATCGTCGCCGAACGCAAGCCGAAAGATCAGACGCCGGTCTCGACGTACATGAGCCGAAACGTCACCACGGCGACGGCACAGGAGACCATCCGCGACGCCGCGGATCTAATGGTCGAACACGGCTTCCACCACCTCCCCGTCGTCGACGAGGACGAGGGCGTTATCGGCATCGTCACGACGTCCGATCTGGCGGCATACCTTTCGCGCGAAGAGACGCCGAGCCCGGACTAG
- a CDS encoding PD-(D/E)XK nuclease family protein: MTEEQVGPDSRIEEFGTASLDVDGLETYLHCPRRYEFAHVDGLEGSDDETTIDDRITLLRTAICDALRRGETGREALADAARERLEVLWADHDERFHSRTQRRHERRVLEATLEAYVETVGVDHAAGIERLAAESTDGELIGPDLPLSSTVSLPEFETGARAAAETSADSGTEIDVESVTIDASVDYVYADGRSIVGVQFVSTLRSLGLLRYRSDWDRGIAERFTDHFDPDADVFDPSFVASLFETAVVIDGLRTRCQQLGLEDRTCRYVQIPLADRSQTDINWVRETVETSLETKDLTDGYIDHHTYGMTHKHRNRTVDDRLADVVSEIAGGAFDPTDRWDDISNDACPDCGYTVCCRDYIAEEVRFDG, translated from the coding sequence ATGACTGAGGAGCAAGTCGGCCCGGACTCGAGGATTGAGGAGTTCGGAACTGCCAGCCTCGACGTGGACGGTCTCGAAACCTATCTCCACTGTCCCCGGCGGTACGAGTTCGCTCACGTCGACGGGCTTGAGGGAAGCGACGACGAGACGACGATCGACGACCGAATCACCCTCCTGCGAACGGCGATCTGCGACGCGCTGCGACGCGGCGAGACGGGCCGCGAAGCGCTCGCCGATGCCGCACGGGAGCGACTCGAGGTGCTGTGGGCCGACCACGACGAGCGCTTCCACTCGAGGACGCAACGGCGACACGAACGACGGGTGCTCGAGGCGACGCTCGAGGCGTACGTCGAGACCGTCGGCGTCGACCACGCAGCGGGGATCGAACGGCTGGCGGCCGAGTCGACCGACGGCGAACTGATCGGTCCGGATCTCCCGCTCTCGAGTACGGTTTCGCTGCCGGAATTCGAGACGGGAGCGAGAGCGGCCGCGGAAACGAGCGCGGACTCGGGAACCGAAATCGACGTCGAATCGGTCACGATCGACGCCAGCGTTGACTACGTCTACGCCGACGGCCGGTCGATCGTCGGCGTCCAGTTCGTCTCGACCCTCAGGTCGCTCGGGCTCCTCCGATATCGGTCCGACTGGGATCGAGGGATCGCCGAACGGTTTACCGACCACTTCGATCCGGACGCGGACGTCTTCGATCCGTCGTTCGTCGCCTCGCTCTTCGAGACGGCCGTCGTCATCGACGGACTTCGAACCCGCTGTCAGCAGTTAGGACTCGAGGATCGAACCTGTCGGTACGTCCAGATCCCCCTCGCCGATCGCTCGCAGACCGATATCAACTGGGTTCGCGAGACGGTCGAGACGAGCCTCGAGACCAAGGATCTGACTGACGGCTACATCGATCACCACACCTACGGAATGACCCACAAACACCGAAACCGAACGGTCGACGACCGACTCGCAGATGTCGTGAGCGAGATCGCGGGTGGTGCGTTCGATCCGACCGATCGCTGGGACGACATCTCGAACGACGCCTGTCCGGACTGTGGCTACACGGTCTGCTGTCGGGACTACATCGCCGAGGAGGTGCGGTTCGATGGATAA
- a CDS encoding UvrD-helicase domain-containing protein: MDNPNRDRNVDTDDGNSESDSLEPQGNQPAVIDSDAACTSVDAGAGTGKTTTMLMRIERAIERGDADPEDVLVLTFANEAAGSIRDAVADRLDPEAAAAIDVYTYHSFCYRLVREYAYYLGYSPEFDVVTERKRRRIVGRLLATNDYDFATVGQGSPDDLAAGVDRFIQAMSQEDITPEQLEAQLPAVRTLELCNEFVLWLERTAGDELSFDNEALRYFNADDHLEASRQSLVGYGKLITYCREKIAEAPAEFRDEDVVRDVDRYLRVLQQCVTNTIDVLSLEEPTTKQLPRALFGNEIWRTATSRIEQSPFGRLKHYVEFMRLARHYTAVYADYHEHLEEERTLDFDELVRTATELLTDDDIATEITDQWTQVYCDEFQDTDETQFALITELTDGPDRPDLLAIGDKDQAIYGWRGTDREGLDGLADAYDEHEAIELELNFRSRQEILDLTNHCDYGPQSSKTLREVGRASGEYGSGADGENENGDDTTDENGDGDAERLSDRVVKVESDEIDRSTAEQVATTVSRLLNDEAENVPKRSLEDIAVIVRTNRHAQAVADELRNRQIPYEISGSPRGEISPGMQTLLSYFRVLVDPTADAHLRRVLLYRYRFTESDLATLQQRDGSLYDAVLDCEQAELDHPDRLERVRDQFIELETLRDVYPLSGFVRRFREVTRLEWFLTTDEREEFQRIERFVEAYTADSVVQTLTPAFVDALEGTLRGSGSERTRGTQSSDSVDVMTVHQAKGLEFDTVLVPYLSDEEWCVDRDYAERARYRLLAATLDDDVDSPLLADLAAETVGEEWRVLHVALTRAENHLFIFGAEYEYDGDETELGVSTAESCLSTEIEWSVAGQRMTLWTSLIESFRRVRETYPKTVVDRTAEIGRSAGSSPGTITYYAGYEDRFVEPLETREAIETVHRLGRQLRSGTLLPAADAASHGGSATAGSVEGSTRRVPSGRRPSALSTDTVRFPVETLSNATEVPAALRHSYTAMETHETCARKHYLDHVVRAVDDANGSSVASTDEGNEGDHRTGSRTVGTVFHDVAEEAFYRDYRSREEWREAAVRQLTARDLLEHREAVLACVDRYFEATAPAFDERVADWEQLAAELPFALEDVSGVDGEVVGFVDSVRRTPEGDVVILDYKATADRIDPGEATQLALYARACERLFDESVAAVGYVYVGAVDGPRVDLVTPAELPAWSSVRETLEAVDDPSFDETTPGEHCRYCPHRSLGCGPEADTADTLDMSGSDPAADD; this comes from the coding sequence ATGGATAATCCGAATCGAGACCGGAATGTCGACACGGACGACGGTAATTCCGAGAGCGACTCGCTCGAGCCCCAGGGGAACCAGCCGGCCGTCATCGACAGCGACGCGGCCTGTACCTCCGTCGACGCCGGGGCAGGAACTGGAAAGACGACGACGATGCTCATGCGGATCGAGCGTGCGATCGAACGCGGCGACGCCGATCCCGAGGACGTGCTCGTCCTGACGTTCGCGAACGAGGCCGCGGGTAGCATTCGGGACGCGGTCGCCGATCGACTCGATCCCGAAGCCGCCGCGGCGATCGACGTCTACACCTACCACTCGTTCTGTTATCGGCTGGTCCGGGAGTACGCCTACTACCTCGGCTATTCGCCGGAGTTCGACGTCGTCACCGAGCGCAAGCGACGCCGGATCGTCGGTCGACTGCTCGCGACCAACGACTACGATTTCGCAACCGTCGGACAGGGCTCGCCGGACGATCTCGCCGCCGGCGTCGATCGATTCATCCAGGCCATGAGCCAGGAGGATATCACGCCCGAGCAGCTGGAAGCGCAGCTTCCGGCGGTACGAACCCTCGAGCTCTGTAACGAGTTCGTCCTCTGGCTCGAGCGGACCGCCGGCGACGAGCTCTCTTTCGACAACGAGGCGCTGCGCTACTTCAACGCGGACGACCACCTCGAGGCGTCGCGCCAGTCGCTGGTCGGCTACGGGAAGCTCATCACCTACTGTCGCGAGAAGATCGCGGAAGCCCCGGCGGAGTTCCGCGACGAAGACGTCGTCCGTGACGTCGACCGCTACCTCCGGGTGCTCCAGCAGTGTGTGACGAACACGATCGACGTGCTGTCGCTCGAGGAGCCGACGACCAAACAGCTACCCCGAGCGCTGTTCGGCAACGAGATCTGGCGCACCGCGACGAGTCGGATCGAGCAGAGCCCGTTCGGTCGCCTGAAACACTACGTCGAGTTCATGCGCCTCGCGCGCCACTACACCGCGGTCTACGCCGACTACCACGAGCATCTCGAGGAGGAGCGGACGCTGGACTTCGACGAACTGGTTCGGACGGCGACCGAGCTACTGACGGACGACGATATCGCGACCGAGATCACGGACCAGTGGACGCAGGTTTATTGCGACGAGTTTCAGGACACCGACGAGACGCAGTTCGCGCTGATCACCGAACTCACCGACGGTCCCGACCGGCCCGACCTGCTCGCCATCGGCGACAAGGATCAGGCGATCTACGGCTGGCGAGGTACCGATCGGGAGGGACTCGACGGGCTCGCCGACGCCTACGACGAGCACGAGGCGATCGAACTCGAACTCAACTTCCGCTCGCGCCAGGAGATTCTGGATCTCACCAACCACTGCGACTACGGGCCACAGTCGTCGAAGACGCTCCGCGAAGTCGGGAGAGCGTCGGGAGAGTACGGAAGCGGGGCGGACGGGGAAAACGAGAACGGAGACGACACCACGGACGAGAACGGAGACGGCGACGCGGAACGGCTCTCGGACCGCGTCGTCAAAGTCGAGAGCGACGAGATCGACCGATCAACTGCCGAACAGGTCGCGACGACCGTCTCGCGGCTGTTGAACGACGAAGCCGAGAACGTCCCCAAACGCTCGCTCGAGGATATCGCGGTCATCGTCCGGACGAACCGTCACGCGCAGGCGGTGGCCGACGAACTCCGCAACCGACAGATCCCCTACGAGATTTCGGGTTCGCCGCGGGGCGAAATATCGCCGGGCATGCAGACGCTCCTCTCGTACTTTCGCGTGCTCGTCGATCCGACGGCCGATGCGCACCTTCGGCGCGTGCTGCTCTACCGGTACCGGTTCACCGAGAGCGATCTGGCAACGCTTCAACAGCGGGACGGTTCGCTGTACGACGCGGTTCTGGACTGCGAGCAGGCCGAACTCGACCATCCTGATCGTCTCGAACGAGTGCGCGACCAGTTCATCGAACTGGAGACGCTGCGCGACGTCTACCCGCTTTCGGGCTTCGTTCGCCGGTTCCGCGAGGTGACTCGCCTCGAGTGGTTCCTCACGACCGACGAGCGCGAGGAGTTCCAGCGCATAGAGCGGTTCGTCGAGGCCTACACCGCCGATTCGGTTGTCCAGACGCTGACCCCGGCGTTCGTCGATGCGCTCGAGGGGACCCTCCGCGGGAGCGGGAGCGAACGGACCCGCGGCACCCAGTCGTCGGACTCGGTCGACGTGATGACCGTCCATCAGGCCAAGGGCCTCGAGTTCGACACCGTCCTCGTCCCGTACCTCTCCGACGAGGAGTGGTGCGTCGATCGCGATTACGCTGAACGCGCGCGCTACCGACTGCTTGCGGCGACGCTCGACGACGACGTTGACTCGCCGCTGCTCGCGGATCTCGCAGCCGAGACGGTCGGCGAGGAGTGGCGCGTGCTCCACGTCGCGCTCACGCGCGCCGAAAATCACCTGTTCATTTTCGGCGCCGAGTACGAGTACGACGGCGACGAGACCGAACTCGGCGTGTCGACCGCCGAGTCGTGTTTGTCGACCGAGATCGAGTGGTCCGTTGCCGGCCAGCGAATGACTCTCTGGACATCGCTGATCGAGAGCTTCCGGCGTGTACGGGAGACCTATCCCAAAACCGTCGTCGACCGGACGGCCGAGATCGGTCGCTCTGCCGGCAGTAGCCCGGGAACGATCACCTACTACGCCGGCTACGAGGATCGATTCGTCGAACCGCTCGAGACACGAGAGGCGATCGAGACGGTGCACCGCCTGGGGCGGCAGTTGCGCAGCGGGACGCTGTTGCCGGCGGCCGACGCGGCGAGCCACGGCGGATCCGCGACTGCCGGCTCTGTAGAGGGATCGACACGGCGGGTTCCGAGCGGCCGTCGGCCGTCGGCGCTTTCGACTGACACCGTCCGATTCCCCGTCGAGACGCTCTCGAACGCGACCGAGGTGCCGGCCGCGTTGCGTCACAGTTACACGGCAATGGAGACCCACGAGACCTGCGCGCGGAAACACTACCTCGATCACGTCGTGCGGGCGGTCGACGATGCGAACGGTTCGTCCGTGGCGTCGACGGACGAGGGGAACGAGGGTGACCACAGGACGGGATCGAGGACCGTCGGCACAGTCTTCCACGACGTCGCCGAAGAGGCCTTCTACCGCGACTATCGAAGCCGCGAGGAGTGGCGCGAGGCGGCCGTTCGGCAGCTGACGGCCCGAGATCTGCTCGAGCACCGCGAGGCCGTCCTCGCCTGTGTCGATCGCTACTTCGAGGCCACCGCACCCGCGTTCGACGAACGAGTTGCCGACTGGGAACAGCTCGCCGCGGAGCTCCCGTTCGCACTCGAGGATGTCTCCGGGGTAGACGGCGAGGTCGTCGGCTTCGTCGACTCCGTTCGGCGGACGCCCGAGGGCGATGTCGTGATTCTCGATTACAAGGCGACGGCCGATCGGATCGATCCCGGCGAGGCGACGCAGTTGGCGCTGTACGCTCGCGCCTGCGAGCGCCTGTTCGACGAATCGGTTGCTGCCGTCGGCTACGTCTACGTCGGCGCGGTCGATGGTCCCCGCGTCGACCTCGTCACACCAGCGGAACTCCCCGCCTGGTCGTCAGTACGCGAGACGCTCGAGGCGGTCGACGATCCGTCCTTCGACGAGACGACGCCCGGCGAACACTGTCGGTACTGTCCGCATCGGTCGCTGGGCTGTGGACCCGAAGCGGACACGGCTGATACGTTGGATATGTCAGGGAGCGATCCTGCTGCCGATGATTGA
- a CDS encoding EamA family transporter: MSRRYLLLSFVAFVAYSLVAPLLKVAMETIPSTTAVFMSNTIMLVLLGGLLVHQGQSPREYLSHPKLPHIVVWGVLLAVGLLAYYRALALGPVSVVVPLYGLFIAVSSVIGVLVLEESLTFRKLSGIGFAVLAVVLMSL, translated from the coding sequence ATGAGCCGACGGTATCTGCTGCTCTCGTTCGTCGCGTTCGTCGCGTACAGCCTGGTCGCGCCGCTGTTGAAGGTCGCGATGGAGACGATTCCGAGTACGACGGCAGTCTTCATGTCGAACACGATTATGCTCGTCCTCCTCGGTGGTCTGCTGGTCCATCAGGGGCAGTCCCCCCGGGAGTATCTCTCGCATCCGAAACTGCCACATATCGTCGTCTGGGGCGTGTTGCTCGCCGTCGGTCTGTTGGCGTACTACCGAGCGCTCGCCCTCGGTCCCGTCAGTGTCGTCGTCCCGCTCTACGGGCTATTCATCGCAGTCAGTTCGGTCATCGGCGTTCTCGTACTCGAGGAGTCGCTAACGTTCAGAAAACTGTCGGGGATCGGCTTTGCCGTACTCGCGGTGGTTCTGATGTCCCTCTGA
- a CDS encoding EamA family transporter gives MEYLLWVLIALLAYSFVAPLTSVIMQDVPATPGLFLSTCVFLLIGGSVMVLTGTADPAHAVAVEAGYVYVAGAFLTVGILAYTAALENGPVSVVVPVFGMFIVGSSVLGILFLGEAMSATRAAGIVCAVIAIVCSAGDR, from the coding sequence ATGGAGTATCTGTTGTGGGTGCTGATAGCGCTTCTCGCCTACTCGTTCGTCGCACCCCTCACGAGCGTTATCATGCAAGACGTCCCGGCGACGCCCGGGCTGTTTCTCTCGACATGCGTCTTTCTCCTGATCGGGGGCAGCGTGATGGTCCTGACCGGAACCGCCGATCCCGCTCACGCGGTGGCGGTCGAAGCCGGCTACGTCTACGTCGCCGGCGCCTTTCTGACGGTCGGTATTCTGGCCTACACGGCCGCCCTCGAGAACGGCCCGGTAAGCGTCGTCGTCCCGGTATTCGGGATGTTCATCGTCGGAAGTTCGGTGCTCGGAATCCTCTTTCTCGGCGAAGCGATGTCGGCGACCCGGGCAGCCGGTATCGTCTGTGCTGTGATCGCGATCGTCTGCAGCGCGGGTGATCGGTAA
- a CDS encoding 8-oxo-dGTP diphosphatase, whose translation MIEATLCFPRRTRGTESDPTEEVLLIEKRRGLGDGWYNGPGGKLEDGETPRECAVRETREEVGLEIDPETLEKAGELTFLLDGERHTFCHVYRTRSFSGEPTTTEEARPEWVPVDDVPYDQMWEDDQFWLPGVLEGETVVGEFRFEGGQPLDEAEFVGHDLEWNEHLETTDT comes from the coding sequence ATGATCGAAGCGACATTGTGTTTTCCGAGGCGCACGCGCGGTACCGAGAGCGACCCCACGGAGGAGGTACTCCTCATCGAAAAACGACGCGGACTCGGCGACGGCTGGTACAACGGTCCCGGCGGGAAACTCGAGGACGGCGAAACGCCTCGCGAATGTGCAGTTCGAGAGACTCGCGAGGAGGTGGGGCTCGAGATCGATCCCGAGACCCTCGAGAAGGCGGGCGAACTGACCTTCCTCCTCGACGGCGAGAGACACACGTTCTGTCACGTTTATCGGACGCGTTCGTTTTCGGGTGAGCCGACCACGACCGAGGAAGCCCGGCCGGAGTGGGTCCCCGTCGACGACGTGCCCTACGATCAGATGTGGGAGGACGACCAGTTCTGGTTACCCGGCGTCCTCGAGGGGGAGACGGTCGTCGGCGAGTTCCGCTTCGAGGGCGGCCAGCCGCTGGACGAAGCCGAGTTCGTGGGCCACGACCTCGAGTGGAACGAGCACCTCGAGACGACGGACACGTGA
- a CDS encoding polymer-forming cytoskeletal protein — MTDMTRRRTLVAVGTGIVGALAGCQDLSADGGSDAETDTAEDIFSDESDDDGVGDGDITVAEDTDGDISVEGTVEVLADVEVDGSVEAAGVVLEEDAEIDGTIDTGGTVDLGDDSEVDGDITAGGDVRTAEDVEIDGTIDTDGAVVLGDESEVDGDVTAGGSVTTRTDVEIDGSVDAGGEVYLGNGTEVDGDVSGESVEEGDDVEIGDDDDSGDDDDDDGLGWFSFGSDDDE, encoded by the coding sequence ATGACCGATATGACTCGTCGGCGGACGCTCGTCGCTGTGGGTACCGGAATTGTCGGCGCACTTGCGGGGTGTCAGGATCTGTCGGCCGACGGCGGTTCCGACGCCGAGACCGACACTGCGGAAGACATATTCTCGGACGAATCGGACGACGACGGCGTCGGGGACGGCGACATCACAGTGGCGGAAGATACCGACGGCGACATCTCGGTCGAGGGGACGGTCGAGGTCCTCGCCGATGTCGAGGTCGACGGTTCGGTCGAAGCCGCCGGCGTGGTTCTCGAAGAGGACGCCGAGATCGATGGCACGATCGACACCGGCGGTACCGTCGATCTCGGTGACGATAGTGAGGTCGACGGCGACATTACTGCAGGCGGTGACGTGAGGACTGCCGAAGACGTCGAGATCGATGGCACGATCGATACCGACGGCGCCGTCGTTCTCGGCGACGAAAGCGAAGTCGACGGTGACGTGACGGCGGGCGGATCGGTGACGACCCGTACGGACGTGGAGATCGACGGCTCGGTCGACGCCGGCGGAGAGGTATATCTCGGGAACGGCACCGAAGTCGACGGCGACGTGAGTGGCGAGTCGGTCGAGGAAGGTGACGACGTCGAAATCGGTGACGACGACGATAGCGGCGATGACGACGATGATGACGGGTTGGGATGGTTCAGCTTCGGCAGTGATGACGACGAGTAA
- a CDS encoding quinone oxidoreductase family protein, with protein sequence MRVIEVTEYGDSDQLEATDADLPEPGAGEVRIEVEAAGINFADIMQRRGVYPGGPDAGYVPGMEAAGTIDATGEGVGLDEGDRVVAMLNTGGYAEYAVANAQMLFPIPEGMSFEEAAGFPVQFLTAHSCLFEWGGLEEDETVLIQAAAGGVGTAAVQLAANHGAEVFGTASTQEKLDLAEELGCDHPINYTETDFRETVDEETDGEGVDLVLESVGDDVFERSLDAMKHFGRMVTYGVASGVPGEIENRRLLFENKTIKGFHLGQASYHDPSTVMKAVPELTEGLTSGDLEVILGKSFALEDAAEAHQYIEDRKSSGKIVLKP encoded by the coding sequence ATGCGAGTCATCGAGGTAACAGAGTACGGCGACAGCGATCAGCTCGAGGCCACCGACGCCGATCTCCCGGAACCGGGCGCCGGCGAGGTCCGTATCGAGGTCGAGGCGGCCGGGATCAACTTCGCGGACATCATGCAACGCCGCGGGGTCTATCCGGGCGGCCCCGACGCGGGCTACGTCCCCGGCATGGAAGCCGCAGGAACGATCGACGCAACCGGCGAGGGCGTCGGCTTAGACGAGGGCGACCGCGTCGTCGCGATGCTCAACACCGGCGGCTACGCCGAGTACGCCGTCGCGAACGCCCAGATGCTCTTTCCCATTCCGGAGGGGATGAGCTTCGAGGAAGCCGCCGGCTTCCCCGTCCAGTTTCTCACCGCCCACAGCTGTCTGTTCGAGTGGGGCGGCCTCGAGGAAGACGAGACGGTCCTGATCCAGGCCGCCGCGGGCGGGGTCGGCACGGCTGCGGTTCAGCTCGCCGCTAACCACGGCGCAGAGGTGTTCGGCACCGCGAGCACGCAGGAAAAGCTCGACCTCGCCGAGGAACTGGGCTGTGACCACCCGATCAACTACACGGAAACGGACTTCCGCGAAACCGTCGACGAGGAAACCGACGGTGAGGGCGTCGATCTCGTCCTCGAGAGCGTCGGCGACGACGTCTTCGAGCGCAGCCTCGACGCGATGAAACACTTCGGCCGGATGGTCACCTACGGCGTCGCCAGCGGCGTCCCCGGCGAAATCGAGAACCGACGGCTCCTCTTCGAGAACAAGACGATCAAAGGGTTCCACCTCGGGCAGGCTTCCTATCACGATCCGAGCACGGTGATGAAGGCCGTCCCCGAACTCACCGAGGGACTGACGAGCGGTGACCTCGAGGTTATTTTAGGCAAATCGTTCGCGCTCGAGGACGCTGCCGAGGCTCACCAGTACATCGAGGATCGCAAGAGTTCCGGGAAAATCGTTCTGAAGCCCTGA
- a CDS encoding alpha-amylase family glycosyl hydrolase gives MGDNHTRGEDTHADGIERRTLLKTSAALGTLAITGASLGAVHANSLPDQPVAEDGTVAYQYFHAEWTDIEADVPRLEEVGVDGIWIQQPARGKLDWDDLSYDGEYGFYDETSPFGFRDPHPPVGYQPVDLTDLDSTLGTESELESLIETCHDHGIEVIVDVVVNHMAAADGPDGHVELPQFDRDEHFHDNGTLSEDCQLDGEAAEYECDLLGLPSFDVELSYVQDVHRDYLQRIADLGADGLRYDAAGHVWPWYFESEINALADDLDLWRVGEVWDYDIGRLLEFADTGMTVFDFPLYDAIVDAFEGGSMEGLSQDAANGVAHHDPNAAVTFAQNHDTVGPGVEADEPEGRAVELAEAFILAYAGMPMVYRSGPEDRTELDDEAFRDLVAVSQEFAHGDVIDRHVDYDTYIFERDGNLLAGINKGDSAAAHTVETPWSGETLVDETGSGEAVTADGSGQVTIEIPADGWVMYVPGENDEDDDENEDNGESDEITLQMTVDVGHGDSVYFTGSTDELTNWGGGVEGTWTEGNVWELTVDDPGEFEWKTRRGPSDETGDVWEHGANHDETDLHPTHQGWDE, from the coding sequence ATGGGAGACAACCACACACGGGGTGAGGATACCCATGCGGACGGTATCGAACGGCGAACGCTGTTGAAGACCAGCGCAGCCCTCGGGACGCTGGCGATCACCGGCGCGTCGCTGGGAGCAGTCCACGCGAACTCGCTGCCGGATCAGCCGGTGGCCGAGGACGGAACGGTCGCCTACCAGTACTTCCACGCGGAATGGACCGACATCGAAGCCGACGTCCCCCGCCTCGAGGAAGTCGGCGTCGATGGGATCTGGATCCAGCAGCCGGCACGGGGAAAACTCGACTGGGACGACCTCTCGTACGACGGCGAGTACGGCTTCTACGACGAAACGTCGCCGTTCGGCTTCCGCGACCCGCACCCGCCGGTCGGCTACCAGCCCGTCGACCTGACGGATCTCGACTCGACGCTCGGGACTGAAAGCGAACTCGAGTCGCTGATCGAGACCTGCCACGACCACGGCATCGAGGTCATCGTCGATGTCGTGGTGAACCACATGGCAGCCGCGGACGGTCCCGACGGCCACGTCGAGTTACCGCAGTTCGACCGCGACGAACACTTCCACGACAACGGCACGCTGAGCGAGGACTGCCAACTGGACGGCGAGGCCGCGGAGTACGAGTGTGATCTCCTCGGATTACCGTCGTTCGACGTCGAACTCTCGTACGTCCAGGATGTCCATCGGGACTATCTCCAGCGGATCGCCGACCTGGGTGCCGACGGGCTCCGGTACGACGCTGCTGGTCACGTCTGGCCGTGGTACTTCGAGTCCGAGATCAACGCGCTCGCGGACGACCTCGACCTCTGGCGCGTCGGCGAAGTTTGGGATTACGATATCGGTCGCCTGCTCGAGTTCGCCGACACCGGAATGACCGTCTTCGACTTCCCGCTGTACGACGCCATCGTCGACGCCTTCGAAGGCGGCAGCATGGAGGGGCTCTCTCAGGACGCGGCCAACGGCGTCGCACACCACGATCCGAACGCCGCGGTCACCTTCGCACAGAACCACGATACCGTCGGTCCGGGTGTCGAGGCGGACGAACCCGAGGGCCGGGCGGTCGAACTCGCGGAAGCGTTCATCCTCGCGTACGCGGGGATGCCGATGGTGTACCGTTCCGGACCCGAGGACCGGACCGAACTCGACGACGAGGCCTTTCGAGACCTCGTCGCCGTCTCGCAGGAGTTCGCACACGGCGACGTGATCGACCGCCACGTCGATTACGACACCTACATTTTCGAACGCGACGGCAATCTGCTGGCCGGTATCAACAAAGGCGATTCGGCGGCAGCACACACCGTTGAAACCCCTTGGAGCGGCGAGACCCTCGTCGACGAGACCGGCAGCGGTGAAGCCGTCACCGCCGACGGCAGTGGACAGGTCACGATCGAGATTCCGGCCGACGGCTGGGTTATGTACGTTCCCGGAGAAAACGACGAAGATGACGATGAAAACGAAGACAACGGCGAGTCCGACGAGATTACGTTGCAGATGACGGTCGACGTCGGTCACGGCGACTCCGTCTACTTCACCGGCAGTACCGACGAACTCACGAACTGGGGCGGCGGCGTCGAAGGGACCTGGACGGAGGGCAACGTCTGGGAACTCACCGTCGACGATCCCGGCGAGTTCGAGTGGAAGACTCGTCGCGGGCCAAGCGACGAAACCGGCGACGTCTGGGAGCACGGAGCAAATCACGACGAGACCGACCTCCACCCCACCCACCAGGGCTGGGACGAGTAG